From the Deltaproteobacteria bacterium genome, one window contains:
- a CDS encoding ABC transporter ATP-binding protein, which produces MIEVQQLTKRYGDLTAVNNISFSVASGQILGFLGPNGSGKTTTMRIITGFMPATSGTVKVAGFDIFDESFEARKRIGYLPENPPLYNDMTVSSYLRFVARLKGMAKGDITAALDRVVNRCGLTRVVDRVTGHLSKGYRQRVGLAQAIIHNPQVLVLDEPTVGLDPRQIIEIRSLIKELAGAHTVVLSTHILPEVAQVCEKVVIISSGRVVMEDMMENLTQERSLEDVFLQAISQDEPHRNAQHEPEAEVTE; this is translated from the coding sequence ATGATCGAAGTCCAGCAGTTAACTAAACGCTACGGCGATCTCACCGCCGTGAATAATATCTCTTTCAGTGTTGCCTCTGGACAAATTCTCGGTTTTCTTGGACCCAATGGTTCAGGAAAAACGACGACGATGCGCATTATTACCGGCTTTATGCCAGCAACGAGTGGCACGGTAAAAGTCGCAGGGTTTGATATTTTCGATGAATCGTTCGAGGCACGTAAACGTATCGGTTATCTTCCGGAAAATCCTCCTCTGTATAACGATATGACGGTTAGTTCCTATCTTCGCTTTGTCGCGCGGCTCAAAGGCATGGCAAAGGGAGATATTACGGCGGCTCTTGATCGTGTGGTCAATCGTTGTGGTTTGACCCGTGTCGTTGATCGAGTCACTGGCCATCTCTCAAAAGGATATCGACAGCGTGTGGGACTCGCACAAGCGATTATTCACAACCCTCAAGTGTTAGTCCTGGATGAACCTACCGTTGGCCTTGATCCACGGCAAATCATTGAAATTCGCTCTCTGATCAAAGAGCTTGCGGGTGCGCATACGGTGGTGCTTTCCACACACATCCTCCCAGAAGTTGCACAGGTCTGTGAGAAAGTCGTCATCATCAGCTCTGGACGTGTGGTAATGGAAGATATGATGGAGAACCTCACCCAGGAGAGATCACTTGAGGACGTCTTCCTGCAAGCGATTTCACAAGATGAGCCGCACCGCAATGCTCAACATGAACCTGAGGCCGAGGTGACGGAATGA
- a CDS encoding sigma-70 family RNA polymerase sigma factor, whose product MCEYLQRLLTCAVSVEASDWALVRRCKENDREAFRELVERYQRKAVAIALGMLHDREDALEVAQEAFAKVFTSIKQFKEEASFYTWLYRIVVNLAIDRQRQKGRQPLLEREESEDGEGDLVETMPAEAAADPYEKVKDKELRDRIWTAIDELTPSHKAVILLREVEGLSYEEISEILQCSRGTVMSRLHYARKRLQSRLRDAV is encoded by the coding sequence ATATGTGAGTACCTTCAACGTCTGTTAACATGTGCGGTATCGGTGGAAGCAAGTGATTGGGCACTAGTCCGGCGTTGTAAAGAAAATGACCGGGAGGCATTTCGCGAACTCGTTGAGCGATACCAACGGAAGGCAGTTGCGATTGCGTTGGGTATGCTGCATGATCGCGAAGACGCGCTAGAAGTTGCGCAAGAGGCCTTTGCGAAAGTTTTTACCAGTATCAAGCAGTTTAAGGAAGAAGCAAGTTTCTACACCTGGCTCTATCGCATCGTCGTGAATCTTGCTATCGATCGACAGCGCCAGAAAGGTCGCCAGCCCCTTCTCGAACGTGAAGAATCTGAAGATGGAGAAGGGGACCTTGTTGAAACGATGCCGGCAGAGGCTGCGGCAGATCCGTACGAGAAAGTCAAGGACAAGGAGTTACGAGATCGTATCTGGACTGCAATTGATGAGTTGACGCCTTCGCACAAAGCAGTCATACTTTTGCGCGAAGTCGAGGGCTTGTCGTATGAAGAGATCAGTGAAATCTTGCAGTGCTCTCGTGGTACGGTTATGAGTCGCCTTCATTACGCCCGCAAACGACTGCAATCGCGCTTGCGTGATGCGGTATAG
- a CDS encoding zf-HC2 domain-containing protein, with translation MATCPHADRLIPLLHDNELQNPLRREMVAHMATCITCARTFSLLEREQELFTHTIEDHVEAVDFANFWQAVELKLTDVPPARATGLRLWYESWRPTWAFPVPAWAVAILLLSFGVGQVYVSESWQRSAQQTQPISGPPPPSSSDTASRVNSRPEEKPSMVSVLDQPVTPQIRENETQIESFFASDTVAIRINRTSNSTVIWVGDGASEYPQ, from the coding sequence ATGGCAACGTGCCCGCACGCTGATCGCCTGATTCCGCTCCTTCACGACAATGAGTTGCAGAACCCGCTGCGCCGCGAGATGGTCGCACATATGGCCACGTGTATCACCTGCGCACGGACATTTTCGCTATTGGAACGTGAACAAGAATTGTTTACTCACACGATAGAAGACCACGTTGAAGCTGTTGACTTCGCAAATTTCTGGCAAGCTGTCGAACTGAAGCTGACCGATGTCCCGCCAGCTCGCGCCACAGGTCTACGTTTGTGGTATGAATCGTGGCGACCAACCTGGGCCTTTCCAGTGCCGGCATGGGCTGTTGCCATCTTGTTGCTATCTTTCGGAGTGGGGCAAGTATACGTCAGTGAAAGTTGGCAACGTTCGGCACAACAAACGCAGCCAATATCAGGTCCGCCGCCTCCTAGCTCAAGCGACACGGCCTCACGTGTGAACTCACGCCCTGAGGAAAAGCCGTCGATGGTCTCTGTTCTCGATCAACCGGTCACTCCTCAGATCAGAGAGAACGAAACGCAAATCGAGTCCTTTTTCGCTTCGGATACTGTCGCGATCCGCATTAATCGTACCAGCAACTCCACGGTGATCTGGGTCGGCGACGGTGCAAGCGAATATCCGCAATGA
- a CDS encoding FeS-binding protein has protein sequence MKEKFYLTYPPALIKQPLIYLLIKKFEVIPNIRGANVSDEMGLLAIELEGGQSEIDQAITWLREQGVTVEPIEKNVIE, from the coding sequence ATGAAAGAAAAGTTTTATTTGACGTACCCTCCTGCATTGATCAAGCAGCCGCTCATTTATCTCTTAATTAAGAAGTTTGAGGTTATCCCCAACATCCGTGGTGCCAATGTCTCTGATGAAATGGGACTTCTGGCAATCGAACTCGAGGGTGGACAAAGTGAAATCGACCAGGCAATTACCTGGCTGCGTGAGCAAGGGGTCACCGTCGAACCGATCGAGAAGAACGTCATCGAATAA
- a CDS encoding cysteine synthase, producing MPSVLHLVGNTPLLELTKVTAGLSPRVRVFAKLEGFNPGGSVKDRPALRMVAEGLRTGLLAPGKTILDSTSGNTGIALAFVGAVLGYPVELVIPANVSVERKKIIAAFGARMIFSSPFEGSDGAIRLCRQILHENPERYFKPDQYNNEANPLAHYETTGPEIWTQTQRKITHFLAAIGTGGTVMGTGRYLKEKNPNVQVLAIEPDDAFHGLEGLKHMASSIVPGIYHEGELDGKVPVSTEDAYDAVYRLGREEGVLVGQSSGAATWAALKVARSLEEGVVVTIFPDFGDKYLSTNLWVGWKEFEKKQRQLQP from the coding sequence GTGCCATCAGTGTTGCACCTGGTCGGCAATACTCCGCTTCTCGAACTGACGAAGGTAACGGCAGGCCTCTCTCCTCGCGTCCGAGTTTTTGCCAAGCTTGAAGGATTCAATCCTGGCGGATCGGTCAAAGATCGACCTGCGCTCAGGATGGTGGCTGAAGGATTACGCACTGGGCTCTTAGCACCAGGCAAAACCATCCTTGACTCTACTTCTGGCAACACTGGCATTGCCCTTGCCTTCGTTGGTGCGGTCCTTGGCTATCCGGTTGAATTGGTCATTCCAGCCAACGTCAGTGTTGAACGAAAAAAGATTATTGCTGCTTTTGGGGCACGAATGATTTTTAGTAGTCCCTTTGAAGGATCAGACGGAGCAATTCGGTTGTGCCGCCAGATCCTCCATGAGAATCCAGAGCGCTACTTTAAGCCGGATCAGTACAATAATGAGGCCAATCCACTAGCTCATTACGAGACGACTGGACCAGAAATCTGGACACAAACACAAAGAAAGATTACTCACTTTCTTGCAGCGATCGGAACCGGTGGGACCGTCATGGGGACTGGACGTTATCTGAAAGAGAAGAACCCCAACGTCCAAGTGCTCGCGATTGAGCCGGATGATGCCTTTCATGGTCTCGAAGGTCTCAAACATATGGCAAGCTCGATTGTGCCAGGCATCTACCATGAGGGAGAGCTGGACGGGAAAGTCCCAGTATCCACTGAAGATGCATATGACGCAGTGTATCGATTAGGGCGCGAAGAAGGAGTGCTCGTCGGTCAATCTTCTGGCGCTGCAACCTGGGCAGCATTGAAAGTCGCACGTAGCCTTGAGGAAGGTGTCGTGGTAACGATTTTTCCTGATTTTGGTGACAAGTATCTCAGCACGAATCTCTGGGTAGGATGGAAAGAGTTTGAGAAGAAACAACGGCAACTGCAACCCTGA
- a CDS encoding MoaD/ThiS family protein: MSVHVRIPTPLRRFTGGAEEVSATGATVAALVEDLERNHPGLKERICDEGGKVRRFVNIFVNGDDIRFLNNLETTVKAGDEISIVPAIAGG; encoded by the coding sequence ATGAGCGTGCATGTGCGGATCCCCACTCCGCTGCGTCGCTTCACTGGTGGTGCTGAGGAAGTCAGTGCAACCGGAGCAACGGTGGCTGCATTAGTTGAGGACCTTGAGCGCAACCACCCAGGACTCAAAGAGCGGATTTGTGACGAAGGCGGTAAAGTCCGCCGTTTTGTAAACATCTTTGTGAACGGAGACGATATTCGTTTCCTCAACAACCTCGAAACCACAGTCAAAGCTGGGGACGAAATCTCGATCGTTCCAGCAATTGCTGGAGGATGA
- a CDS encoding threonine synthase, producing the protein MSTITGLTCRECGQEYPVAPLHVCETCFGPLEVVYDYASIRKKISRAVIESRPESLWRYQELLPVNGEPRIGLHSGFTPLVKADRLAAYLGVKELYIKDDSVNHPTFSYKDRVVSVAISKAMEFGFDTVSCASTGNLANSVSAHAARAGLRCFIFIPSDLEQGKIIGSTIYGPRAVGIRGNYDDVNRLCSEIADKYGWAFVNINIRPYYTEGAKTYGFEIAEQLGWRLPQHVIVPTAGGTILPKVAKAFEEMKKVGLIEDPHTPKIYTAQAAGCAPVIHALHKGSDLIVPVKPNTIAKSIAIGNPADGYYVLKAVRDSGGWGEAATDQEIVAAIQLLAQTEGIFTEPAGGTTVAVAKKLIEQGRIPRNESIVICITGNGYKTIEAVLGHVQQPFEINARLQDFDELYQSLNQTAPSRAAAEGLH; encoded by the coding sequence ATGAGTACCATTACTGGCCTCACCTGTCGTGAATGCGGACAAGAATACCCTGTCGCGCCACTCCATGTTTGTGAAACATGTTTCGGGCCGCTAGAGGTCGTCTACGATTACGCGAGCATTCGCAAAAAAATCTCACGCGCGGTGATTGAATCTCGTCCAGAGTCTTTGTGGCGTTACCAAGAACTCCTTCCGGTCAATGGCGAACCTCGGATCGGCTTACATAGCGGGTTCACACCGTTGGTCAAAGCCGACCGCTTAGCCGCCTATCTCGGAGTCAAGGAGCTGTACATTAAGGATGACTCGGTCAATCATCCGACGTTCTCGTACAAGGATCGAGTTGTCTCTGTGGCAATTTCTAAAGCGATGGAATTTGGTTTTGATACCGTCTCGTGTGCGTCGACCGGTAATCTTGCGAATTCTGTGTCTGCTCACGCGGCACGGGCAGGGTTGCGTTGTTTTATTTTCATTCCTTCAGACTTAGAGCAGGGAAAGATTATTGGCTCTACCATCTACGGTCCACGCGCGGTCGGCATCCGTGGCAATTACGATGATGTAAACCGTCTGTGCAGTGAGATTGCCGATAAATACGGCTGGGCGTTCGTGAACATCAACATCCGCCCCTATTATACTGAAGGTGCGAAAACCTACGGCTTTGAGATCGCTGAGCAACTTGGCTGGCGTCTTCCACAACATGTGATCGTTCCTACCGCAGGCGGAACTATTCTGCCCAAAGTCGCCAAAGCATTCGAGGAAATGAAGAAAGTGGGGCTGATTGAAGATCCCCATACGCCGAAGATTTACACTGCCCAGGCAGCAGGCTGTGCACCGGTCATTCATGCCTTACACAAAGGCTCAGACCTGATCGTTCCAGTGAAGCCGAACACAATTGCCAAGTCGATCGCGATTGGCAATCCAGCCGATGGTTACTACGTGCTGAAAGCGGTACGTGATTCTGGCGGCTGGGGAGAAGCGGCCACTGACCAAGAGATCGTTGCCGCGATTCAGTTACTCGCCCAAACTGAGGGAATTTTTACTGAGCCTGCAGGCGGGACTACTGTCGCAGTCGCCAAGAAGTTGATTGAACAAGGTCGTATTCCGAGAAATGAGTCGATCGTTATCTGCATTACCGGTAACGGATACAAAACGATCGAAGCCGTACTCGGTCATGTACAACAGCCTTTCGAGATTAACGCTCGCTTGCAAGACTTCGATGAACTCTATCAGTCGTTAAATCAAACTGCTCCAAGTCGTGCCGCGGCAGAGGGGCTGCATTAG
- a CDS encoding HesA/MoeB/ThiF family protein, with protein sequence MEAPAETEKTQHVRKGKVLVVGVGGLGCPAALTLAQAGVGTIGLIDPDVVDLSNLQRQILHATPDIGRPKVDSAREKLLRINPAIAVVTYHQRLSVENLPTIFLDYDFIIDGTDGVATKFLINDGAVLLGKPFSYAGIVQFHGQTLTVWPGRSTCLRCLFPEIPSTDDVPTCQESGIIGSLAGSIGTLQATEALKYLSGEDDLLTDRLLTYDALALHWREVRVRRSRHCPLCGESPTITAFDAVSYEQTLACASV encoded by the coding sequence ATGGAAGCTCCAGCAGAAACAGAAAAGACTCAACACGTACGCAAGGGGAAAGTGCTTGTCGTTGGTGTTGGTGGGCTTGGTTGCCCAGCGGCCCTCACACTTGCCCAGGCTGGAGTTGGCACTATTGGGTTAATCGACCCTGATGTCGTCGATCTCTCTAATCTGCAACGGCAAATCCTGCATGCCACACCCGATATCGGACGCCCGAAGGTTGACTCAGCCCGCGAGAAACTGCTCCGCATCAACCCCGCTATCGCTGTCGTGACATACCACCAACGGCTTTCCGTAGAGAATCTTCCAACAATTTTCCTTGATTATGACTTTATTATTGATGGGACGGATGGCGTTGCAACCAAATTCCTCATCAATGATGGAGCAGTCTTGCTAGGAAAGCCCTTTTCCTATGCTGGGATCGTGCAGTTCCACGGACAGACGCTCACCGTGTGGCCTGGACGTTCCACTTGTCTTCGCTGTTTATTCCCTGAGATTCCTTCTACTGATGATGTCCCCACCTGTCAGGAGAGTGGGATTATTGGTAGCCTAGCAGGGAGTATCGGCACTCTTCAGGCTACCGAAGCGTTGAAGTACTTGAGTGGCGAAGACGATTTGCTAACTGACCGTTTGCTGACGTATGATGCTTTGGCGTTGCACTGGCGGGAAGTACGGGTGCGTCGGAGCCGCCACTGTCCGCTCTGTGGAGAGAGCCCAACAATCACTGCGTTTGACGCGGTGAGCTACGAGCAAACACTCGCCTGCGCGAGTGTGTAA
- a CDS encoding penicillin acylase family protein, with the protein MRRLLYLIHSCLALNRHQRSRFSALFVLGILTCVIREAPLFANTEASTLRVAGLTDTVEIFVDQWGMPHIYAKNQHDLFFAQGYNAARDRLFQLEIWRRRVTGTMAEIQGPKALDRDIGARLLRFRGDLTKEMTHYHPEGPAIIRAFVEGINAYIKDTEQRSELLPIEFRLLEIKPQPWTPDIVISRIGGLFMNIEDEVRMAQRVRSAGVEKTLALVDFAPTNPDLTVALGIDLTTFPNTVLKFYTAARAAVQFSPEDVIAEARPENATIAQLDASSFQPQQSAEGSNNWVISGTRTLTRHPMMANDPHRAITAPSLRYWVHLVAPGWNVIGGGEPHLPGVSIGHNQYGAWGLTIFPTDSEDLYVYNTNPDQPDQYRYKNAWEGMKVYQESIRVKGQDPVTVELKYTRHGPVLMEDSTAHKAYALRATWLDVGAAPYLASLRMDQAKNWEEFRAACAYSNAPSENMVWADVKGNIGWQSTGTVPRRPNWNGILPVPGDGRFEWAGTLASKEFPFVFNPSEGFWATANAENLPPGYPHIVSFLWEPPYRLARIRELLNARMGTTPVDMMRWQQDELSIPARTLVPLLHELRSENAVVQTALEKLRSWDYVLAKDSIAAGIYAAWQQRLWENYRDRYVPASVRQYFTKIAPQRLINSLTTPDTFYGPQPVTGRDEFLLQSLEQAVQSLIEQFGPDMSKWNYGKAGYHHITIRHMLGDAVNAQQRAQLNVGPLPRGGDGFTVNNTDNNAEQKSGASFRIIADVADWDRSLGTNTPGQAGNPADPHYRDLANLWAAGKYFPVFYSREKVLTVAEKKIVLQP; encoded by the coding sequence ATGAGAAGGTTGCTATATCTCATCCATTCCTGTCTAGCGTTGAACCGCCATCAGAGGTCTCGCTTCTCCGCCCTGTTTGTCCTGGGGATCCTGACGTGTGTCATCAGAGAGGCCCCGCTTTTTGCCAATACCGAAGCGTCCACTCTGAGAGTTGCGGGACTTACCGATACTGTCGAGATCTTTGTTGATCAGTGGGGCATGCCGCATATTTACGCCAAGAACCAGCATGATCTCTTTTTTGCTCAGGGGTATAATGCGGCCCGTGACCGACTCTTTCAACTAGAAATCTGGCGACGACGGGTGACTGGTACGATGGCCGAGATCCAAGGCCCGAAAGCGCTCGACCGTGACATCGGCGCACGCCTGTTGCGGTTTCGGGGGGATCTGACCAAAGAGATGACTCATTACCATCCCGAAGGACCAGCAATCATTCGCGCGTTTGTCGAGGGCATCAATGCCTACATCAAAGATACAGAGCAACGCTCAGAATTGTTGCCTATCGAATTTCGCTTGCTCGAAATCAAGCCACAACCATGGACCCCTGACATTGTGATCTCCCGTATCGGTGGCTTATTCATGAATATCGAAGATGAAGTGCGTATGGCACAACGAGTGAGGTCGGCGGGAGTGGAAAAAACGCTAGCATTGGTCGACTTTGCTCCAACCAACCCTGACCTTACCGTCGCATTAGGGATAGACCTCACGACCTTCCCGAACACAGTCCTCAAATTCTACACCGCAGCCCGAGCGGCGGTACAATTCAGCCCTGAAGATGTCATTGCCGAGGCGCGCCCGGAGAATGCAACGATTGCGCAGCTCGATGCATCGAGTTTCCAACCCCAACAGTCAGCAGAGGGTAGTAACAACTGGGTTATCAGCGGTACCCGCACCCTTACCCGCCACCCGATGATGGCCAATGATCCACATCGTGCGATTACTGCACCGTCGCTTCGTTACTGGGTACATCTCGTTGCACCAGGATGGAATGTGATCGGCGGTGGAGAACCTCACTTACCTGGTGTGTCGATTGGTCACAACCAATACGGCGCCTGGGGTCTGACTATCTTTCCAACTGATAGTGAGGATCTTTACGTTTACAATACCAATCCTGACCAGCCCGACCAGTATCGCTACAAGAATGCCTGGGAAGGGATGAAGGTGTATCAGGAATCGATTCGCGTGAAAGGACAGGATCCGGTAACCGTAGAGTTAAAGTATACACGCCACGGTCCAGTACTGATGGAAGATTCGACTGCTCACAAAGCATATGCTTTACGCGCGACATGGCTTGACGTGGGAGCTGCCCCCTATCTCGCCAGCTTGCGTATGGATCAGGCAAAAAATTGGGAAGAGTTCCGTGCCGCCTGTGCGTACTCTAATGCACCATCTGAGAACATGGTCTGGGCTGATGTAAAAGGCAATATCGGCTGGCAGTCTACAGGCACTGTTCCTCGTCGGCCCAACTGGAATGGTATCCTTCCGGTTCCGGGTGATGGGCGGTTTGAGTGGGCGGGAACACTTGCCAGCAAAGAGTTCCCTTTTGTGTTCAATCCGAGTGAAGGATTTTGGGCCACTGCCAATGCTGAGAATCTTCCTCCCGGATATCCACACATTGTGAGTTTTTTATGGGAGCCGCCCTATCGACTTGCACGCATTCGCGAACTGTTGAACGCTCGCATGGGTACCACTCCGGTTGATATGATGCGTTGGCAACAAGATGAATTGTCGATCCCTGCGCGTACACTGGTCCCGCTGTTACACGAACTCCGCTCTGAGAACGCGGTGGTTCAGACGGCGTTGGAAAAGCTCCGGTCCTGGGATTACGTGCTGGCGAAGGATTCCATTGCCGCTGGAATTTATGCAGCGTGGCAACAACGCTTATGGGAGAATTATCGCGATCGATATGTTCCAGCGTCGGTCCGTCAATATTTTACCAAGATAGCACCGCAGCGGCTCATCAATAGCCTGACAACGCCGGATACGTTTTATGGTCCGCAGCCAGTTACTGGGAGAGACGAATTTCTTCTTCAGAGCCTTGAACAGGCGGTACAAAGCCTCATCGAGCAGTTCGGCCCTGATATGAGTAAATGGAACTATGGGAAGGCTGGATACCACCATATCACTATCCGTCACATGCTGGGCGATGCGGTCAACGCCCAACAGCGTGCCCAACTGAATGTCGGCCCTCTCCCGCGTGGTGGCGACGGATTTACAGTGAACAACACCGACAATAATGCCGAGCAAAAATCCGGAGCTTCGTTTCGTATCATTGCTGACGTCGCTGACTGGGATCGTTCGCTCGGCACCAACACCCCTGGACAAGCAGGCAATCCTGCTGACCCACATTATCGCGACTTAGCAAACTTGTGGGCAGCGGGGAAATACTTTCCGGTGTTCTATTCGCGTGAGAAGGTCCTTACCGTCGCCGAAAAGAAAATCGTCTTACAACCATAG